CGGGGACGCTGCTGCGCGGATTCGTGCTGCGCTACCGCGAGCGCTTCGGCGTCGCCGCCGTCCCGGTGCACGACGCGCTCGCCGTCGCCGCCGTCACCCACCCCGGCCTGCTCGACTTCGAGAGCGGGGCGGCCACGGTCGAGTGCGCCGGAGAGGTCTCCCGCGGCGCCCTGGTCGCCGACCTGCGCCGACCGGAGCGCACGCGCGCGGTGCGCGTCGCCCTCGGGGTCGACGCCGAGGGCTTCACCCGGCTGCTCGCCGACCGCCTCGCCGGCTACGCCGACCCGACCGCGACCACCGACCGACCATGAGGACCGAGGAACCCGCCGTGCCCCACTCCGCCCCCGTCGACCTGCTCATCCGGGGCGGCAGCGTGCTGTCGGTGCAGACCGGAGAGGTCTGGGCCGCCGACGTCGCCGTCGTCTCGGACGCGATCCGGGCCGTACTGCCGCCCGGAACGCCCGCCGAGGCCGCCGAGGTGCTCGACGCCACCGGGCTCGTCGTCGCGCCCGGCTACATCGACGCGCACATGCACATCGAGAGCTCCATGCTCGCCCCGCGCGAGTTCGCGCGCATCACCCTGCCGCGGGGCACCACCACCGTGCTGGCCGACGCCCACGAGATCGTCAACGTCGCCGGACGCGACGCCCAGGCCTGGATGATCGAGCAGGGGCGCGGCACGGGCCAGACGATGCGCTGGGCGGTCCCCTCGTGCGTCCCGGCGCTCGCCGGGTTCGAGACCGCCGGCGCCGAGCTGAGCGCCGAGGACATCGACGAGATGCTCGGCTGGGACGGCGTGACGACCCTGGGCGAGGTGATGGACTACCGGGCGGTCGTCTCCGGCGAGCGGCGGATGCGCGACATCGTCGCGGTCGCCCGTGCCCGCGGGGTCCGCCTCGACGGCCACTGCCCCAACCTCTCCGGCGCCGACCTGAACGAGTACCTGTGGGCGGGGATCGACTCCGACCACTGCAAGAACACCGCAGAGGTCGCGGTGGAGAAGGCCCGGCTGGGCATGCTGCTGATGCTGCAGGAGAAGTGCCTGACCCCCGAGGTCGTCGACGCGCTGCTCGCCCTGCCGCACCTGCCGGACCTGTGCCTGGTGACCGACGACGTCGCGGCGGACGCCATCCTCGACTCCGGCCACCTCGACCGCGTCGGCCACGTCGCCCTCGAACGCGGGATGGCGCCGATCGACGTGCTGCGGGCCCTCACCGTGCACCCCGCGCGCCGGCTCGGCCTGCACGACCGCGGAGCGGTGAGCCCCGGCAAGCGCGCCGACCTGGTGCTGCTGCGCTCCCTCACCGACCTCACCCCCGCGGTTGTGATCGCCGGCGGAGCGGTGCGCGGCCGCGGCGGACGTCCCGTGGACGACGCGCCCGCGGCTCCCACGGGCAACCCCTTCGCCGCGACCGTGCACCTGGAGGCGCGGAGCGAGCACGACGTGCTCTGGCGGGCGGACCTGCCCGACGGGGAGCACGTCTTCCGCGCCCTGCGGGTCAACGAGGTCGACACCTACACCGAACCGGCCGAGGTCGTGCTGCCCGTGCGCGACGGCGTCGTGGACTGGGAGGGGCGCACCGCGGTCGTCGCCGTGCTGGAGCGCCACACCGGCCGCGCCGCGATGTCGGTGGCCCCGGTGGTCGGCCACGACCTGGGAGAGGGGGCCTACGCCGGCACCTACGCCCACGACAGCCACAACCTCACCGCCGTCGCCACCACCCGTGCGGCGCTGCGGACCGCGGTCAACGCGGTCATCGAGGCGGGCGGCGGCCTGTGCGCGGCGATCGGCGGGGCGGAGCCCGTCCTGCTGCCGCTGCCGATCGGCGGCGTGATGTCGGAGCGCTCCGCCGACGAGGTCGCCCGTGCCTGCGGCGCGGTCCGCGCGGCCCTGCGTTCCTGGGGATGGCGCAACCGCAACGTGTTCATGAGCGTCTCGACGCTCACTCTCGCGGTGTCCCCCCAGGTCAAGATCACCGACCGAGGCCTGGTCCGGGTCGTCGACCGCGCCTGGGAGCCGCGGACACTGGGCTGACGGCGGCCGCGGACCAGAGGTGCCGGGGCGGTGCACGGGCGATCGGCGGCCGTCCGCCTCGGCGGGGTCGGGAGACGGGGACGCCCAGGCCGGCTCGCACAGCTTTTCGCGTGGTGACGAGACCGCTTCGGGCGCGCATGCGTGAGTATGGGGTGGGCCTGCCATGCGTGATCGGGGCGGGAAACGGGCGAGGGGGAGTCGTGGGTGAGGCCGGGCGGCACGGGGACTCGGTTGACGAGCTGATCGCCGGGGCGCTGGCGGCGTTGGGGCGGCGGGACGGCGCGGGGTTCCGGTGGCGGGCGGACCAGTTGGTCGCGCGGCCCGATGAGGCGGCGCGCGGCGCCGTGGACCGCGCCCTGTTCTCCCGGCTCGTCGTCACCGTCGGCTACGCGTGGCACAACGGGTGGCAGCCGGCCGAGCTGGTGCGCCACGTCCGGCGGGAGAGCGGCACCGGAGCCGACGACGGGGCCGTCCACGGGCGGGTGGCCGCCGACGCGGTCGCGGCGCAGATGCGCCGCTACGACGCCGCGACCGTCGACGAGCGCTGGGAGGCGCAGCTGGCCGCCCTCGACGCGCGCGTGTGGTGGGCCTCCGACGACGACTACGTGCGGGAGTGGAGCGTGCGCGAGGGCGCCCGGCGCGCCGAATGGGTGGAGTACGCGCTCGAAGCGCTGCACGTGCTCTCCGCGCTCCCTCCGCTCGCCCCGCTGTGCCCGCCTCCCGGCAGGGCCCGCCGGAGTCCGGCGGCGGAGCCGACGCGGCGCGCCCCGGTGGAGCAGCGGATGCTCGACCGGGTCCGGGCGCTGCTGGCCAAGGCCGAGTCCACCGAGTTTCCCCGGGAGTCCGAGGCGCTGACCGCGCGGGCGCAGGAGCTGATGGCGCGGCACAGCATCGACCACGCGCTGCTGGCGGCCGAAGCCGGGGACGACGGGGACGGCCCGGCGGGGCGCCGGGTGCCCGTCGACGACCCCTACCCCGAGTCCAAGGCGGTCCTGCTGGACGCGGTGGCCGAGGCGAACCGGTGCCGCGCGGTCTGGGACCAGCGGCTGGGGCTGTCCACCGTGATCGGCTTCGCCGAGGACGCCGACGCGGTGGAGCTGCTGTTCACCTCGCTCCTGGTCCAGGCCACCACCGCGATGACCAAGGCCGAGGCCGCGCAGCGGACCAAAGGACGCAAGCGGACCAGGACGTTTCGCCGGTCGTTCCTGCACTCCTTCGCCCAGCGGATCGGTGAACGGCTGGCCGGAGCCGCCGACTCGGCCGCGAAGCAGGCCGCGGCCGAGTCGGCCGGACGGGACCTGCTGCCGGTGCTCGCGGTCCGGGAGCGGGCGGTCGAGGCGGCCGCCGAGGAGATGTTCCCGGAGACGGTGCGCAGCAGGGTGCGCGGCGTCCACGACCGGGAGGGCTGGATCTCGGGCCGGGACGCCGCCGACGCGACCCCGCTGCGCGGCCGCTGATGTGCCGGGTCGCCGGTTCGGTAGGGATCGCCGCCGGGAGCCGGAGACCTCGGGTGGCCGTGATGCCGGTGCCACCCGGACGGGGCGAGCACGGCGCAGACCGCACGGCCGCCGAGCCCCGGACAGCGACGGGGGTGCCCAGCGAGTACCCCGGGATCGTGGAGCGCTCGCCCCGGCGTC
This sequence is a window from Spinactinospora alkalitolerans. Protein-coding genes within it:
- a CDS encoding DUF2786 domain-containing protein gives rise to the protein MGEAGRHGDSVDELIAGALAALGRRDGAGFRWRADQLVARPDEAARGAVDRALFSRLVVTVGYAWHNGWQPAELVRHVRRESGTGADDGAVHGRVAADAVAAQMRRYDAATVDERWEAQLAALDARVWWASDDDYVREWSVREGARRAEWVEYALEALHVLSALPPLAPLCPPPGRARRSPAAEPTRRAPVEQRMLDRVRALLAKAESTEFPRESEALTARAQELMARHSIDHALLAAEAGDDGDGPAGRRVPVDDPYPESKAVLLDAVAEANRCRAVWDQRLGLSTVIGFAEDADAVELLFTSLLVQATTAMTKAEAAQRTKGRKRTRTFRRSFLHSFAQRIGERLAGAADSAAKQAAAESAGRDLLPVLAVRERAVEAAAEEMFPETVRSRVRGVHDREGWISGRDAADATPLRGR
- a CDS encoding adenine deaminase C-terminal domain-containing protein; amino-acid sequence: MPHSAPVDLLIRGGSVLSVQTGEVWAADVAVVSDAIRAVLPPGTPAEAAEVLDATGLVVAPGYIDAHMHIESSMLAPREFARITLPRGTTTVLADAHEIVNVAGRDAQAWMIEQGRGTGQTMRWAVPSCVPALAGFETAGAELSAEDIDEMLGWDGVTTLGEVMDYRAVVSGERRMRDIVAVARARGVRLDGHCPNLSGADLNEYLWAGIDSDHCKNTAEVAVEKARLGMLLMLQEKCLTPEVVDALLALPHLPDLCLVTDDVAADAILDSGHLDRVGHVALERGMAPIDVLRALTVHPARRLGLHDRGAVSPGKRADLVLLRSLTDLTPAVVIAGGAVRGRGGRPVDDAPAAPTGNPFAATVHLEARSEHDVLWRADLPDGEHVFRALRVNEVDTYTEPAEVVLPVRDGVVDWEGRTAVVAVLERHTGRAAMSVAPVVGHDLGEGAYAGTYAHDSHNLTAVATTRAALRTAVNAVIEAGGGLCAAIGGAEPVLLPLPIGGVMSERSADEVARACGAVRAALRSWGWRNRNVFMSVSTLTLAVSPQVKITDRGLVRVVDRAWEPRTLG